The window CTTCAAGCTCTTCGGCCTCCTCCTCGGAAGCCGCGGGCGCCGTTGGCTCACGCGCGCCCTTCTCTTGGCGGCGATCCTCGCCGGTCTCGGGCCGCCCCTGTTCCAGCGGGAGCGTTTGGAGGGGGAGACGGGCCGGAGCGCGGTCGCTCCCGGGGAGTGGGAGGCCAAGGCCGCCCATGCGAGTCCTTTTCTCGCCACGTTTCTGCTCGGCTTCGTGGGTCTGGCGGGCGCTGCGTTTGCCTTGGGTCGGCTGCAACGGCTGGGGCGCCCCCGCCGGAGGAGCAGCGGAGATGCTCACTTCGAAAGGATCGATCGGGAGTTTGGCCGAAGGCGCGACGCCGTCGGGGCTCTCCTCGTGAGGCGCCGCGAGAGCCGCGCCGCCCGGCGCGGCTTGGTCCCCTCCTTGACCCCAGCCTCCACCCGCTTAGCCTTCCTGACCTGGGACCAGCTCAGCCGGCACCTCCTCGTCGTGGGAGCGAGCGGGGCTGGCAAGACGACCGGCTTCTTCAACCACCTGATGCTCTCCGCCACCGTGCCCTGGGTCTATCAGGACCAGAAGGCCGAGCTCCCTCTTCGGGAGCAGTTCCCGGAGCGGCCCGTCTGGGGCCTCGACACCCGGGGACAGCGCACGCGGAGCGGGGTCTGGAACCCCCTCGACGAGATCCGGGGTCCGGAGGACGTCGACGTTCTCGCCGCCCTCCTCTTCCCGGATCGTCCGGGCGACCAGAACCTGTGGGTCGTCCGGGGGGCCCGCCGGATCTTCGGGAGCCTCTTGAAGCTCGAGCGCCACGACTCCCTTCAGTCGCTGGCCTGGAGCCTGGAAAACGAGCCTGCCGATGCGCTGGCGGGGCGTCTCCGCGCGGGGTCGGCGGCGACCCTCGCCGACCCGCGGACGCGGGGACACTATCTGAGCGAGCTACTCGAGGTCCTGGGCCCGTGGACCTCCTCCCGCATCGCCCGCGTCACGCAGGGCCGCAGCACCGTGAGCCTGGAGGCCTTCACCACCCGGGGGGGATACGTTCTCGGCAACGAAGCCGAGCAGGAGCTGCGGGGGCCGGTCACGACCTTCTGGGGGCTCCTGTTCCATCGTCTGCGGAACCGCCCTCCGGGCGTGGCCCCGCTCCTGCTCCTCCTCGACGAGTTCGGGGATGCGGGCCGGATTCCCCACATGGCCCAGGCCCTCGCCCTCTATCGCGCCAAGAACGTGTCCCTGGTGGCGGGGATCCAGAGCTACGCCCTCATGGAGAGCGTCTATGGCCGCGAGTGGAAGGCGGTGCGCGACGGCTTCGCGACCACGTTCGTCCTCACCGCCAATCTCGACCCCGGCCTCGCGGGGAGGCTCAGCCGGGAGCTCGGCCGATTCACGCGCGGCCGGGCCGCCTGGAACCTGGCCGCCCATCTGAGCGCCCAGGGACCATCCCTCGGACCGAGCCTGGGCATCGGCCAAGAGATCGGGGTCGACCTGGTCTCTCGCGACGAGTGGGGCCGCTGGGCCGACGCCCGGGCCTGCCTTGTCCGTGCGGCCCGGCCCACCTGGTGGGTGCCGTGCCCGATCGAGATCGGGGCCAGTTCCAGTAACGCCGCGGAAGAGGTGCCGGAGGCCGATTGGCGGGCCGCGGACGCCCGGCGCCTAGGGGCCCTGCGGCCGGCGCACACCGCCGGCACGTCACCCTGTGTCCAGGGTGGAAGCGTCGGCGAAGGACCGAGTCCCGACGGCGAGTCCTCACCCGAGCCCTGGAGCGTTTTTTAGGGAAACCGCATCCCCACGCTCCACCCGCTCGCGCCCGTCCGTTGACACCCGCGACCCAGGGGTCGTAGGGTGGACCATGGCAACCCGGCAGCCGGCGAGTCGGTCCGCCACGCTTCTCGCCCTCGTCCTCGGGGCCTGTGGCAGCTCGGGCTCCTCCAGCTCCGGCCCCACCTCTGCGGGCCCGGGAGGAACGCCCGCGGCCGGGGGCAGTCCGACCCTCCAGGGGTGTCCGGTCTTCCCCGTGGACAACCCCTGGA of the Vicinamibacteria bacterium genome contains:
- a CDS encoding type IV secretion system DNA-binding domain-containing protein → MRTSLPRPYLGSLAAVLLAAVGFLVTAWPWRIAYNRPLLVVLTLILLLPMLRVLLVLSVGRARLLVSFKLFGLLLGSRGRRWLTRALLLAAILAGLGPPLFQRERLEGETGRSAVAPGEWEAKAAHASPFLATFLLGFVGLAGAAFALGRLQRLGRPRRRSSGDAHFERIDREFGRRRDAVGALLVRRRESRAARRGLVPSLTPASTRLAFLTWDQLSRHLLVVGASGAGKTTGFFNHLMLSATVPWVYQDQKAELPLREQFPERPVWGLDTRGQRTRSGVWNPLDEIRGPEDVDVLAALLFPDRPGDQNLWVVRGARRIFGSLLKLERHDSLQSLAWSLENEPADALAGRLRAGSAATLADPRTRGHYLSELLEVLGPWTSSRIARVTQGRSTVSLEAFTTRGGYVLGNEAEQELRGPVTTFWGLLFHRLRNRPPGVAPLLLLLDEFGDAGRIPHMAQALALYRAKNVSLVAGIQSYALMESVYGREWKAVRDGFATTFVLTANLDPGLAGRLSRELGRFTRGRAAWNLAAHLSAQGPSLGPSLGIGQEIGVDLVSRDEWGRWADARACLVRAARPTWWVPCPIEIGASSSNAAEEVPEADWRAADARRLGALRPAHTAGTSPCVQGGSVGEGPSPDGESSPEPWSVF